The sequence TGTCGGTTTGCTTTGCTGTTGGGTACTCGTGAACTAGGATGGAAGCACGGGAATCAGAAAGGTAAAAGTATAAGGCGGAACATTAAATCCCTTACCTGGTATTTTGGATTGATCTTGCCGGAGAACCGATCGTCGTGCATGAGAAGTATACCGCCGGCTATTTAAAATACAACTTACAACTCCTGACCGCATATCCCGCAACATTGTTCAGCACTAGCTATCGTACTTTTAGGCATGTAGATTGAATTAGGAAATTCTTTATTCCTAAttaaatatgatttaaaaattcTTCAATGGTTTGCATATTCAAAATTATTGTGGACAAAACTTATTCTTCCAGCACTACAGAACTGAACTGAATCAGCTGTTTGTCACGTTTCTCGCGTTTCTTTACATCGATTCCAAGGCGCAGGTAGGTTGCCaaatatacagatttttttggTCATTTGTGACCAAATCATCTCCATCTCCGATCATCTCAACAATTCAAATATTCGTATTTATTGCTGTGTATGTTTTATGCAAAATTACAACGCAAAAGAAAGCGTGCAATCTGACGTGTAACATAGATGCAGAGGATTTATGCCAAAGAATAATGTTTGGATCCCGTTTAACATTATATAAGGTTATAAAATGTGATACATATAAGATGAAATCCTGAGAAATATTTTTGGCCATTTTATTAAAGCTGCTACCACAGTGCTTAGACATAATTacataaacaataaacataACCTCGTTTTTATACTGACAGGCTACAGTCAGCTGTCAGCAAAAGTGAACATTTTATCTCAATAAAATACATATTAAAAGAACAAATTTAACAGTTTTAAATTATTGGAAATATCTGAACACAACTACAGGATGTTGCGATTGGTAAGGAACACCTATTATATAAATCACGCGGAAAATTTTGGGAAACTGAATCAGCGCTTTACCTCTTTCAGATGATCCACCGTTTGTCCACTAGCGGAAGAGTGCTGCGACACTTCAGCAGCATGCACGAGCCGGATTACTTGGAGGTAAGTGCCCAGTCTGTAAACATGCTTGGTGCAATCATGAAATGCGAAAGTACAGGGCCATGTCCATGTCCttctttgtgattgtcacccgTTGTCGGTGTAATGCCAATTTTTGGGTATCCTCGAAAAGCATAACAAGATATATTTCCGCCGCCTCCTGAATCGCCATTAATGCCTCCCGGGTGATTCGTAGATTGCGGCCTGTGTACTGCATCATGATTTCTCGAATGAGCCTCGCAAAAGGCAATTTTGGAATCAGCAAACAAGTCGATTGCTGCAAGCGGTGGATTTCCGCCAGAGCATTGGTCACTCTTGTGGAAACCGATCTCTGTCTGGGTTGGGGTCTTGCGGAGGAACGAGTACTGCTGGTTCTGTTTTCCGATACTGATCGTCTGCGACTTCGATGGACATTCTGTGGCGACACGGCAACAGTGCTGATGTCGGAAGATGATTCGTCGGATCGTTCATGTGCTCCAAGACCGTGAGGATTGCGCGACGGCGGCACTCTTGAACGACGGGGCATTTTAACAAAACAAAGTTTTCATTTATATATTATTCAACTGATGGCACTTATTGTTGTAAAACCAAAATCTGATTATTAAAAactgaaaattccgaaaaaaaaaacttcaaaattcaaattcgtACTAACCTCACGCTGGCCGTGCaacacaaaaataaaacgaTACAAATGGTATTTTCTTTCCAGCGGTTGATTATTTATTCAAGCATTTATTATGAGAAGAGCGTATTGCAACTTAAAAGAGAGCCTCGCGGGTCACACTATGGTTCAACAGCCCCCAAaacgtgttttttttgttttcaatctgTAAACTCATTTTATGCTACAACTACACACCAGTCAGACAGTTTGacaaacattgactccgcccccaagaaaacgtaATAATAAACGTTTTAATAATCTTTAGCAGTTCCCCcacactcaaaaaaaaaaaaaaaatctgcagaaTAGTTTTAGGGTTTCTTCCAGaatcttttatattttttattggaattgtccTATAATCTTTTATGTGGTTTCAAAAAACTTTGCAAGAGAATTAAccggattcttttgaaaatt comes from Armigeres subalbatus isolate Guangzhou_Male chromosome 2, GZ_Asu_2, whole genome shotgun sequence and encodes:
- the LOC134217998 gene encoding histone H3-5-like, producing MPRRSRVPPSRNPHGLGAHERSDESSSDISTVAVSPQNVHRSRRRSVSENRTSSTRSSARPQPRQRSVSTRVTNALAEIHRLQQSTCLLIPKLPFARLIREIMMQYTGRNLRITREALMAIQEAAEIYLVMLFEDTQKLALHRQRVTITKKDMDMALYFRIS